From a single Candidatus Woesearchaeota archaeon genomic region:
- a CDS encoding proteasome subunit beta produces MNATEAVAKKVEDATLSTGTTTLAIVCKDGLVLAADKRATAGYMIANKRTEKIQQIADKMVITMAGTVSDAQLLTKLIKAELQLKKIRSGRENTVKEAANLLANMVYGNIRRMSMIPGIAHFIVGGADETGFYVYDIYPDGSLSLIDDYISSGSGSVMAFGVLETLYHKNITTAEAVELAVKGVNAAMQRDIASGNGAMIVTITQKGVEKVFDQDIDGHLKLK; encoded by the coding sequence ATGAACGCAACCGAAGCAGTAGCAAAGAAAGTAGAAGACGCAACACTCAGCACAGGAACAACAACCCTTGCAATCGTCTGTAAAGATGGCTTAGTTCTCGCAGCAGACAAACGAGCAACCGCTGGCTACATGATCGCGAACAAGCGCACAGAGAAAATCCAGCAAATCGCGGACAAAATGGTCATCACGATGGCAGGAACTGTCAGCGACGCACAACTTCTCACGAAATTAATTAAAGCAGAATTACAACTCAAAAAGATTCGTAGTGGACGAGAAAACACTGTCAAAGAAGCGGCAAACCTTCTCGCAAACATGGTGTACGGCAACATTCGCCGCATGTCCATGATCCCAGGCATCGCGCATTTTATTGTTGGCGGCGCGGATGAAACAGGATTCTATGTGTATGATATTTATCCAGATGGTTCGCTTTCCCTGATTGATGATTACATCTCTTCAGGAAGCGGCAGTGTCATGGCATTTGGTGTCCTTGAAACACTCTATCACAAGAATATTACCACTGCTGAAGCAGTTGAACTTGCGGTAAAAGGAGTCAACGCGGCAATGCAGCGCGACATCGCATCTGGAAACGGCGCGATGATCGTCACCATCACGCAAAAAGGAGTCGAAAAAGTATTTGACCAAGACATTGATGGACATTTGAAGTTGAAATAA
- a CDS encoding beta-CASP ribonuclease aCPSF1, with translation MTKIIKEIMKVVPEAKISEACFEGANIVLYSKNKDFVLEPGTCIREAVDLIKKRVELRPDPALTMDVEATEKEIRALIPEEAGLQQVIFDPQRSRVIIEAEKPGVAIGKQGATLYEIKKKTFWVPIVRRSPPIRSQLMENIRLVLYQHSDYRRKFLDKIGHRIYDGWQREKKHEWVRLSMLGAGREVGRSCFLLQTPESRIMLDCGINPSGLVGSEYPYFEAPEFNINDLDAVIITHSHLDHCGFLPYLYKFGFRGPTYCTAPTRDIMSLLQLDMIKIARAEGKEPLYTSDDVKEAIKHTICLDFDEVSDITPDVRITLYNAGHIIGSAMVHLHIGNGLHNMLYTGDMKYGRTTLLDPAVTQFPRLESMIIESTYGGKDNNYPTHFECEQQFIEIITKTLERRGRVLLPVLGVGRAQEVLLVIEELVRTGRLEAIPVYIDGMVWDVTAIHSAYPEFLNANVRKLIFQKDHNPFLSPIFKEVGGGKERQQIMEETGPCVVLATSGMLVGGPSVQYLKHFAASDRNSLVFTSYQGEGSLGRRIQQGEREIAFDAGANKKPEVVKINMEIHTIEGLSGHSSRKELMNFIYRCMPKPKKIIVNHGESSRCLDLASSVHKQFKIETASPRNLEVLRVK, from the coding sequence ATGACCAAAATTATCAAAGAAATTATGAAGGTTGTTCCTGAAGCAAAAATCAGCGAAGCATGTTTTGAAGGAGCAAACATTGTGCTCTACTCTAAAAATAAAGATTTTGTTCTTGAACCAGGGACCTGCATCCGCGAAGCAGTCGATCTTATCAAAAAACGCGTTGAACTTCGACCAGATCCCGCGCTCACGATGGATGTTGAAGCAACAGAAAAAGAAATCCGCGCGCTTATTCCTGAAGAAGCTGGCTTGCAACAAGTTATCTTTGATCCCCAGCGATCCCGCGTCATTATTGAAGCAGAAAAACCCGGCGTTGCTATCGGCAAACAAGGAGCGACGCTCTACGAAATCAAGAAAAAAACATTCTGGGTTCCTATTGTGCGAAGAAGCCCACCTATTCGATCACAGCTCATGGAAAACATCAGACTTGTTCTTTATCAGCACAGCGATTATCGCCGAAAATTCCTTGACAAAATTGGGCATAGAATTTATGACGGCTGGCAGCGCGAGAAAAAACACGAATGGGTGCGACTCAGCATGCTTGGCGCTGGACGAGAAGTTGGACGAAGCTGTTTCTTGCTGCAAACACCTGAATCACGGATTATGTTAGATTGTGGAATCAATCCCTCTGGACTCGTTGGATCTGAATATCCTTATTTTGAAGCGCCTGAATTCAACATTAATGATCTTGACGCAGTTATCATCACGCACAGCCACTTAGATCACTGCGGCTTTTTGCCGTATCTCTACAAATTTGGTTTTCGCGGACCGACCTATTGCACCGCGCCAACAAGAGATATTATGTCTTTGCTGCAATTGGACATGATTAAAATCGCGCGCGCTGAAGGAAAAGAACCCCTTTACACGAGCGATGATGTCAAAGAAGCAATCAAACATACGATTTGTTTAGATTTTGACGAAGTCTCTGACATTACTCCTGATGTGAGAATTACGCTGTACAACGCAGGTCACATTATTGGCAGCGCGATGGTTCACCTGCACATTGGCAATGGACTGCACAACATGCTTTACACTGGCGACATGAAATATGGACGAACAACATTGCTTGATCCCGCAGTCACGCAATTTCCTCGTCTTGAATCCATGATTATTGAAAGCACCTATGGTGGAAAAGATAATAATTATCCGACGCACTTTGAATGCGAACAGCAATTTATTGAGATCATCACCAAAACCCTTGAACGACGTGGACGCGTGCTGCTGCCTGTTCTTGGCGTTGGGCGAGCGCAAGAAGTACTTCTTGTTATTGAAGAACTCGTCAGAACTGGACGTTTGGAAGCAATTCCAGTCTACATTGACGGCATGGTCTGGGACGTTACCGCGATTCACTCCGCATACCCTGAATTTTTGAACGCAAACGTGCGAAAACTTATTTTTCAGAAAGACCATAATCCATTCCTCTCTCCTATCTTTAAAGAAGTGGGCGGTGGAAAAGAACGACAACAGATTATGGAAGAAACTGGACCATGCGTTGTTCTCGCAACATCCGGTATGCTTGTCGGTGGACCGAGCGTGCAGTATTTGAAACATTTCGCCGCGTCTGATCGAAACAGCCTTGTCTTTACTTCCTACCAAGGAGAAGGAAGTTTGGGACGAAGAATCCAGCAAGGGGAACGAGAAATCGCGTTTGACGCTGGCGCGAACAAGAAACCTGAAGTCGTCAAAATAAATATGGAAATCCATACCATTGAAGGATTATCTGGTCACAGCAGTCGTAAAGAACTCATGAATTTTATTTATCGCTGCATGCCAAAGCCGAAGAAAATTATCGTGAATCACGGAGAGAGCAGCAGATGCTTAGATCTTGCTTCTTCTGTGCATAAACAGTTCAAGATTGAGACAGCATCACCGCGGAATCTGGAAGTTTTGCGCGTGAAGTAG
- a CDS encoding amino acid permease: MVTTEEILSQPDQEKREEKKELEKKASLFTVISLTIASMIGSGLFFGAGIAASYAGPASLIAWVLLGIVTVYVGMCFGELVAMFPKAGGVYEFTKQSYGRFPSFLIGWITWVTGNLAGAVLLIAGLDYLVFVFPDFFPPEHAAAIKLVIGIAILLFLNYITMRGVEASGAILGFFSAAAIAIVLAIIFRGIFEVNMSNFTPFLPYSPIYIFVAFFFIVETFFGWDGATYIAEETENPEKVIPKVLVWTCIGVTVAGFVMAFVMLGVINWEELILSEIPAADVATILFGSWGAPLVGIAVFLSLTGATASIVVTSPRLLLALARDKLFVDAMADVHPRFQTPHKAIIFQTIVSIFMLLIGFGQYTMMLSLEVPLALFLYIAVICCVPVLRYKMPDFPRAYKIKFGVVGPILVSLLYTSVIVVWMFEDPSALSTFFIGLSIIGFAIPIYMLLTLYHNPDVIIPVINDISVLTYWLEDFLLPRDIRKQVLTLFEGYEGKNILEFGSGVGTMTMHLAELVKPGGHIYAVDLSKGNIKIIDKRAAKKGHTHVHTIHDEHQVNRVHPDVPRVDMIFSFGMLSYIQDLKKVLKELHIRLPEGGHVCFIEYANLYKVLPNVGWLAHPDKIREVFMENGFSVTVQVYKGLLWDYVVIYGMKSQEGVPYI, encoded by the coding sequence ATGGTCACCACAGAAGAGATTCTTAGTCAGCCAGATCAGGAAAAAAGAGAAGAAAAGAAAGAGTTGGAAAAAAAAGCAAGTCTCTTCACTGTTATATCGTTAACCATCGCCTCAATGATTGGTTCTGGTTTATTTTTTGGCGCGGGAATCGCGGCAAGTTACGCGGGTCCTGCATCGTTAATTGCTTGGGTTTTATTAGGAATAGTAACAGTCTATGTTGGAATGTGTTTTGGTGAACTCGTCGCGATGTTTCCGAAGGCAGGGGGTGTCTACGAGTTTACTAAACAAAGTTATGGGCGATTTCCTTCATTTCTTATTGGATGGATTACATGGGTCACAGGAAATCTTGCGGGGGCGGTATTGCTGATCGCGGGACTTGATTATCTTGTTTTTGTTTTTCCTGATTTTTTTCCACCAGAACATGCGGCAGCAATAAAATTAGTTATTGGAATTGCGATTTTGTTATTTCTCAATTATATCACTATGCGCGGCGTCGAAGCAAGCGGTGCGATTCTTGGATTTTTCTCCGCGGCAGCTATTGCAATTGTATTAGCGATCATTTTCAGGGGTATTTTCGAAGTGAATATGAGTAATTTCACTCCATTCTTACCGTATTCTCCAATTTACATTTTTGTTGCGTTTTTCTTTATTGTGGAAACATTTTTTGGTTGGGACGGCGCGACGTATATTGCGGAAGAAACAGAAAATCCTGAGAAAGTTATTCCAAAAGTTCTTGTTTGGACATGTATTGGAGTTACTGTCGCGGGATTTGTCATGGCGTTTGTCATGTTAGGAGTAATTAATTGGGAGGAACTTATTCTATCAGAGATTCCTGCGGCAGATGTCGCGACTATTTTGTTTGGGAGCTGGGGAGCGCCGCTTGTAGGAATAGCTGTCTTTCTTTCATTAACAGGAGCAACAGCGAGTATTGTCGTGACATCGCCGCGTTTGCTTCTTGCGTTAGCGAGAGATAAACTCTTTGTCGACGCGATGGCAGATGTGCATCCACGATTTCAGACACCGCACAAAGCGATCATCTTCCAGACTATTGTTTCCATATTCATGCTTTTGATAGGGTTTGGGCAATATACCATGATGCTTTCATTAGAAGTTCCGCTTGCGTTGTTTCTCTACATCGCGGTTATCTGTTGTGTTCCTGTGTTGCGCTACAAAATGCCGGACTTTCCTCGTGCGTATAAAATAAAATTTGGGGTTGTTGGTCCAATTCTCGTCTCACTTCTTTACACAAGCGTTATTGTTGTCTGGATGTTTGAAGATCCGAGTGCGCTCTCGACATTTTTTATCGGACTTTCAATTATTGGGTTCGCGATTCCTATTTACATGCTCCTCACGCTCTATCACAATCCAGATGTGATCATTCCAGTAATCAACGATATTTCTGTTTTGACCTATTGGTTGGAAGATTTTCTTCTCCCGCGAGATATCAGAAAACAAGTGTTGACGTTGTTTGAAGGGTATGAAGGAAAAAATATTCTCGAGTTTGGTTCTGGCGTTGGAACAATGACCATGCATCTTGCGGAGTTAGTCAAACCAGGAGGCCATATTTACGCTGTTGATCTCAGCAAAGGCAACATCAAGATTATAGACAAGCGCGCGGCAAAAAAAGGACACACGCATGTTCATACGATTCATGACGAGCATCAAGTTAACCGTGTCCATCCCGATGTTCCGCGAGTAGACATGATTTTTTCGTTTGGAATGTTATCCTACATTCAGGATTTGAAAAAAGTGCTCAAAGAATTGCATATTCGCCTGCCAGAAGGAGGGCATGTTTGTTTTATTGAGTACGCGAATCTCTATAAAGTGTTGCCAAATGTAGGGTGGCTCGCGCATCCAGATAAAATTCGAGAAGTATTCATGGAGAATGGATTTTCAGTCACCGTGCAGGTTTACAAAGGTTTACTCTGGGATTATGTGGTGATTTATGGCATGAAAAGTCAGGAAGGCGTGCCGTACATTTGA
- a CDS encoding DUF1016 domain-containing protein translates to MEKDFLHIVSLIQSAKKKALATVNTNLIDLYWAIGAYISKKIKTAQWGESVVTELSFFISNKYPHLRGYSDKNLWRMKQFYDLYKQQSKLSALLRQISWTNNLLILSKAKTIQEREFYIRLSIKENYSSRELERQIDSGYFERSVISRKKISAVMRQKRPELLEVFKDTYIFDFLDLPKDHSEKDLQIALLNSFKDFVLEFGRDFAFVGEEYRIQVGNNDYFIDLLFYHRSLQCLVAFELKIEDFKPEFLGKLNFYLEALDRNVKKKHENPSVGILLCKSKDDEVVEYALSRSLSPTLISEYKTKLINKQVLQKKLHELYLLTKKQGDE, encoded by the coding sequence ATGGAAAAAGATTTTCTTCATATTGTCTCCCTTATTCAGAGTGCAAAAAAGAAAGCACTCGCAACGGTAAATACAAATCTCATTGATTTGTACTGGGCAATTGGAGCCTATATAAGTAAAAAGATAAAAACCGCCCAATGGGGTGAGTCAGTTGTAACAGAATTATCCTTTTTTATATCTAACAAGTATCCTCATTTACGCGGCTATTCAGATAAAAATCTTTGGAGGATGAAGCAGTTTTATGATCTATATAAACAGCAGTCAAAACTCTCGGCACTGCTGAGACAAATAAGCTGGACAAATAATCTCTTAATTTTATCCAAAGCAAAGACCATTCAAGAGAGAGAATTTTACATTAGACTTTCAATAAAAGAGAATTATAGCTCTCGAGAGCTTGAACGGCAGATTGATTCTGGCTATTTTGAAAGGAGTGTTATATCTCGGAAAAAAATCTCAGCAGTGATGAGACAAAAAAGACCGGAACTTTTAGAAGTATTCAAGGACACATATATCTTTGATTTTCTTGATTTACCAAAAGACCATTCTGAAAAAGATTTACAGATTGCGTTACTCAATAGTTTTAAAGATTTTGTTCTTGAGTTCGGAAGAGATTTTGCATTTGTTGGAGAAGAGTACAGAATACAGGTAGGGAATAATGATTATTTTATTGATCTACTTTTTTATCATAGGAGCTTGCAGTGCTTAGTTGCCTTTGAGCTCAAAATAGAAGACTTTAAACCTGAATTTCTTGGGAAGTTAAACTTTTATCTTGAAGCACTAGATCGAAATGTAAAGAAAAAACATGAAAATCCTTCTGTAGGCATCCTCCTTTGTAAAAGTAAGGATGATGAAGTCGTAGAGTACGCATTGAGCAGAAGCCTTTCACCCACTCTTATTTCAGAATATAAAACAAAGTTAATCAATAAACAAGTATTACAAAAGAAACTTCACGAATTATATTTACTGACAAAGAAGCAAGGTGATGAGTAA
- the thrS gene encoding threonine--tRNA ligase produces MTITVTLPDNSKKTCKKGSTPLDVAHSISEGLMRATVGAVINNEIVDATKHLNHDCTLKLITFKDEAGVEIFRHSSAHLLAQAVTELFPEAKLTIGPVVEEGFYYDIDHPPFTQEDLDKIEARMTEIVNRKLEVKRLELSKEEALKMFKDNKYKVELITEIPGKTVSVYQQGEFKDLCTGPHVPNTSHIKAFKLTKMAGAYWRGDAKNKQLQRIYGISFPDKKLLKEYLAQIEEALKRDHRKVGRELDLISFQEESPGAAFFHPKGTVIFNELQKFIREQYWKRGFKEVVTPLVYDKSLWETSGHWAHYKDNMFTFTVDNKEVSLKPMNCPSHCLLYKTDMKSYRDLPLRIADFAPLHRNELRGVLGGLTRVRKFQQDDAHIFCTLDQLDHELDDAIDFANVVYTKVFNFEYRIELSTRPENSMGTAEQWERAEAALKAALEKNNIPYKLNPGDGAFYGPKIDLHIKDCIGRSWQLSTIQVDFQLPQRFGLTYEGTDGKKHTPVMVHRAVLGSLDRFIGILIEQYAGKFPLWLNPVQVKVLPLADRFNEYAEKVCSQLREQLIRAEVDDRSESLNKKVREAQLAQINYILVVGEKEQKDHTVNIRTRDNVVHGEKKVDVFLNELLKEIKERRL; encoded by the coding sequence ATGACCATCACAGTAACGCTTCCAGACAATTCAAAAAAAACATGCAAGAAAGGATCAACACCATTAGATGTCGCGCATTCTATCAGCGAAGGACTTATGCGCGCGACAGTCGGCGCAGTAATAAACAACGAAATAGTCGACGCGACAAAACATCTCAATCACGATTGCACACTCAAACTTATCACATTCAAAGATGAAGCAGGAGTCGAAATCTTCCGCCACAGTTCAGCGCACCTCCTCGCGCAGGCAGTAACAGAATTATTTCCCGAAGCAAAGCTCACTATTGGTCCGGTAGTCGAAGAAGGATTCTATTATGACATTGATCATCCCCCGTTCACGCAGGAAGATCTTGATAAAATCGAAGCAAGAATGACTGAAATTGTCAACAGAAAATTAGAAGTGAAACGATTAGAATTGAGCAAAGAAGAAGCGCTCAAAATGTTCAAGGACAACAAATACAAAGTCGAACTCATTACAGAAATTCCTGGAAAAACAGTCTCCGTGTATCAGCAGGGAGAATTCAAAGATCTTTGCACAGGTCCGCACGTGCCAAACACGTCGCACATCAAAGCGTTCAAGCTCACCAAAATGGCTGGCGCATATTGGCGTGGCGACGCGAAGAACAAGCAGCTCCAAAGAATTTACGGCATTAGTTTCCCTGATAAAAAACTCTTGAAAGAATATCTTGCGCAAATTGAAGAAGCGTTGAAAAGAGATCACAGAAAAGTAGGACGAGAGCTTGACCTTATCAGTTTCCAGGAAGAATCTCCTGGCGCGGCGTTTTTCCATCCAAAAGGAACAGTTATTTTCAACGAACTTCAAAAATTTATCAGAGAGCAATATTGGAAGCGCGGCTTTAAAGAAGTCGTCACACCATTGGTCTATGACAAATCGTTGTGGGAAACGTCTGGTCACTGGGCGCATTACAAAGATAACATGTTCACTTTCACTGTCGACAACAAAGAAGTATCTCTCAAGCCAATGAATTGTCCATCACATTGTTTGCTCTACAAAACAGATATGAAAAGTTATCGCGATCTTCCATTGAGAATAGCGGATTTCGCTCCGCTTCATCGAAATGAGCTCAGAGGAGTTCTTGGTGGTTTGACAAGAGTCAGAAAATTCCAGCAGGATGATGCGCACATTTTCTGTACGTTAGATCAACTTGATCATGAACTCGATGACGCGATTGATTTTGCGAATGTGGTCTACACAAAAGTATTCAACTTTGAATATAGAATTGAGCTCTCCACCCGCCCTGAAAATTCCATGGGAACAGCAGAGCAGTGGGAAAGAGCGGAAGCTGCGTTGAAAGCGGCGTTAGAAAAAAATAATATTCCCTACAAACTCAACCCAGGTGATGGCGCGTTTTATGGTCCAAAGATAGATCTCCACATCAAAGATTGTATAGGAAGAAGCTGGCAGCTCTCGACAATCCAAGTGGATTTCCAGCTTCCACAGCGATTTGGGTTAACCTATGAAGGCACGGATGGAAAAAAACACACGCCGGTCATGGTGCATCGAGCAGTGCTTGGTTCATTAGACAGATTTATTGGAATCCTCATCGAACAATACGCGGGAAAGTTCCCATTATGGTTAAATCCAGTGCAAGTGAAAGTCTTGCCACTTGCGGATCGTTTTAACGAGTACGCGGAAAAAGTGTGCAGTCAATTGCGAGAGCAGCTTATCCGTGCAGAAGTGGATGATCGTTCAGAGTCATTGAATAAGAAAGTCCGTGAAGCGCAATTAGCGCAAATAAATTACATTCTTGTTGTAGGAGAAAAAGAGCAGAAAGACCACACCGTCAACATTAGAACAAGAGACAATGTTGTCCATGGAGAGAAGAAAGTGGATGTGTTCTTGAATGAACTTCTCAAAGAAATTAAGGAGAGAAGATTGTGA